In Hymenobacter volaticus, the genomic window AGCAGCCGATGAAAGTCCCGCTTATCGGCGGGGTAGCGGTTGAAGGTCCCCATGCCACGAGCAACTACCACATTATTGCGCGTGGGGCAGCTGATAGAAGCGCTGCTCACCACTAACGTCTTGCCGTTGTGCTCGACTGTGGCGCGGGCAACCAGGTGGTCGTGCAGGCGCACGGGATGCAAGTAGTTAATCTTGAATTCCACGGTCGATACTAGTTCCCCGACGGTGAAAGCCAGCGAAAGGGCTGCCGCTCCTAGGGCCGCATCCATCAGGCCTGCTATCACTCCCCCATGGCAAGTACCCGGCGACGACAAGTGCTCCTCGCCGATGGTCATGGTGTACAGCACTTCGCCGGGCTGCGTCACGGTGAGGTCCATGCCATTGGTACGGCCGTAGTTGTTGATCTGATTGTAGATGGCTACTAGCGTAGCAACATCAGGAACCTGTTCCATAAAGCAGAAAAGTGGAAGCAGAGGAAAAAAGCACTGCCGCGAGTAATGATTACGCTTGCCCATCTGGTGGGTGCATGGACCGAAGGTAGCGGCTAGCCCTCAAACCAATAGCAACTTTTGTCGGCAAAGAAGTATCTTCCGGTACCGCCTCCACTTATCCGTGTTCTATGCCTGCTCCACCCCTCACCTTCTCGGAATTCTACCCTCGCTATCTACACGACCATAGCCGCCGCGGCACCCGAATTCTGCATTTCATTGGCACCACGCTGTTTCTGCTAGCATTGGTAATGGCTGCGGTGTGGCAACGGCCAATTCTAGTTTTGGCAGGCATAGTGGCAGCCTATGGCTTTGCGTGGATAGGCCATTTTTTTGTGGAGCACAACCGGCCAGCTACTTTCCAGTACCCCTGGCTCTCTCTACGCGGCGACTTTCAGCTGTATTGGGACCTGCTCCGCGGCCGAGAATCGTTCTGAGTTACCAATTCGCTCTTCCCGTTGTTGGAGCCTGGCAGCAACTACTCGGCTAGCTCCTTGGTCATCAGGAAGTGCGGAATACTGCCAAACAACGTGTGCGACGGCGCTTCCAGCACGTAACCCAAACGCGCGTAAAATGGTACAGCCGCTTCGCGGGCATGCAATCGAATTTCGGTGTAGCCAAGCCGGCGCCCCGCTTCTTCGAGGTACTCCAGCAGCTCCCGTCCGATTCCGTGGCCTTGCCAGGCGGGCGCAACAGCCATAAACCGTACCTGCCCCCGCGCCTGCTCGGCCGACTGTAGCATGGCCACGCCCACGGCCGTACCGTCGGGCGTTAGCCGGAGGGCGTGTACGGTGGCCGGGTCCTCGTCTTCAGGTACTCGTTCCGAGCCTGCGGGCTGCTGCCAGGGCTGGCGCAACACCTCGTAGCGGAGCCGGTAATAAGCGGCCCACTCAGCGGGCGTACGGGGAGAGCGAATCTTCATGAATAACAGAGCTAAACTAACCTAAGTGCCGGAAGTACGCCACCTTAGCAACGTAGCTTCTAGCGAGGTAATACTTATTATAAGGGAGGTTGTTTTCTTATTTTCAGAAAGAAGTTCGCTGTGGTTCATACGCCTCTGGTGCATCAATACCATGAAGCCCTAGCTTTACGCTGCAAATCTGGTGGTGCCGCGAGCAAATCATGTGGCGCTCAACGCATCACATTCGTATGTCACCTTCCTACCTTTACCCCGTAGAACCGGCGGGTCGGTTTAACCTACAGCCCTCCAATTTCCTTAAACTTCCTATTCCATGGCATCTTTTGATATCGTGAGCAAAGTGGACCCGCAAACGCTAGAAAATGCGGTGAACACAGCCAAAAAAGAACTGCAAACCCGCTACGACCTGCGTGACACCAAAGGTGGTATCGACCTCGATAAAAAAGCCAACACCATTTTGTTGAGCTCGGAAAATTCTATGCGCGTTAAGGCCCTGGAAGATATTCTGATGGCCCGCGTAGTAAAGCAAGGCATCGACGGTACGTCGCTGGACTTCACGGCCGAAGAACAGCCGAGCGGTAGCTTGGTTAAGAAAACCATCAAAGTCCGGGCGGGCATCGACAAAGACGCAGGCCGCAAAATCGTTAAGGCCATCAAAGACGCCAAGCTGAAAGTGGAAGCCCAGATGCAGGACGACCAAGTACGCGTTACGGCCAAGAAAATCGACGACCTACAAGCTGTCATTGCGCTGCTGCGTCGCTCCGACATCGGCCAGCCCCTGCAATTCGTGAACATGAAGAGTTGAGTGACTGAATGGCTGAATGGTTAAGTGGCTGGTTGTCTGGACAGCCGAGCGAAAAATTCAACCATTCAACAATCAACTCATTCAACCATTAACTAATCAATCAATGCATTTCGACTTTTCGGTATTCTCCAACCCGCAAACCTGGGTAAGCTTGCTCACGCTGACCTTCATGGAGATTGTGTTGGGAATCGACAACATCATCTTCATTTCCATCATCGTCAACCGGTTGCCGCGCGAACGGCAGGGCCGTGGCCGGACCATTGGGCTCTTGCTGGCGCTGGTTTTCCGTATTGGGTTGCTGCTCAGCATCTCCTGGATTGTGGGCTTGAAGTCGGCACTCTTCACCCTGAACCTGCCGTGGCAGACTGAGCCGTTCGGCGTATCGGGCCGCGACTTGATCTTGCTTGGCGGCGGCTTGTTTTTGATTGGTAAGAGCACCACCGAAATTCACACCAAGCTGCAAGGTGAGGAAGAAGAAACGCATGCTGATGGCAAGGCCAACGTGTCGATGGGTGGTATCATTTTCCAGATCATCCTCATCGACATCGTCTTCAGCTTCGACTCCATTCTTACGGCGGTGGGTCTGGTCGACAATGTGTTGATTATGATTTTGGCCGTCATCCTGTCGATGGGCGTGATGCTGGTTTTCTCGGGCGTAGTAGCCGATTTTGTGAACCGCAACCCAACCATCAAGATGCTGGCTCTCTCCTTCCTGATTATGATTGGCGTAATGCTGGTGATGGAGTCTTTCCACAAGGAAATCGAGAAAGGCTACATCTACTTCGCTATGGCTTTCTCGCTCGTAGTAGAAATACTGAACATGCGCCTGCGCAAAAAGTCACCGCCCGTTCAGCTGCGCGAATCCCAGTACGACTAAGCTCAGCACTAGTCTATTACTCGCCGCTAACAAAAAGGCCCGCAACTTCCGTTGCGGGCCTTTTTATTGCTTTAATCCTTTCTGAGTGCAGCTACAGGTAACTTTTGTGGGGAGGCGAAAAACACATTATCCCCGCTTATTGCCATCATCAGCAAAATCACCCCTACGGTAGCAGCCACAATTGCCACATTCACCCGGGCGGCATCGGACAGATGTTTGGCTTGGGTGGCGGCAGCCAGCAACAGCAGCAACGCAGTGAAAGCAAGCAGGCTACCCGACGTGGTGTGTATCGGCAACGCAGTTCCGTCGGGTAAATAGGCTTCGTGGATAAACTTGAAAAGCAAAGAGGTTCGCACTCGGAAACCAGTCGTGTTGAGAGGAAGTTCTACCGCAGTGTTGAACTCCCCTTGCGAGGTAACCACCCAGTTATACAGGTTGCCGGCCCCATCACGCGAGGTACCAATGCTAATAAAATCGGCCGTTGCGTAGTGCCGCAACACGAAAAAATCGAGCAGAATTAGAGCCGGTAGCAGCGCCAGCCATTTTCCCCAGCGCTTGGCCGTGCGAGCGTAAGCCGGGAAGTTGAGCCGCTTGGGCACGTAGCTACGGCGCCGCCAGATAGGCGGGGGCGGCGGCCGACGAGATGCCCGGGCGGCAACCGAGGGCTGCCCAGGCTGCAATGGCCGCACCCGATTCCGAATTTCGCGCAGTTGCGAGTCGTAGAAGTAGCGGCGAGTAGGCTCGTTTAACGCTTCGTATGCCTCATTCACGGCAATGAAGCGCTGGTGAGCCGCGGGGTCGGGCGTGCGGTCGGGGTGAGTGAGTAGTGCCAAGCGCCGGTACGCCCGGCGAATATCATCGGGGGTAGCTTGCTCACTCACGCCTAACACGGCGTAGTAAGTGGTCATACCCCGCTGGCTTTCACTACTGCTTCCACTTGGTCTTGCACGCGACGCACGGCCAACTCCAACAACCGGCGGTTTAGCTCGGAGCGGTGCTGCCGATAGAAATCCAGCTCGGCTGTAGTAAACAAGCCGCTTACTAGTCCTACTACCGTGTAGCGCAGCTTCACGTTGCGAGTCAACAACTCGGTTAGCAGGCGTTGCTGGTCGGCGGCCGAGGCAGTCGGCAAAGGCACATGATGGTCGCGCACGAAATCGGCCACTACGGCCACCAATAGTTCGTTTTGCAGTTTAAGAATGGGTCGCAGGGCGTGGTGCAGGAAGTCGCCAGTTGTGGCATCGCCACTGGCTGGCGCCGTATCCACGACTGGGCGCAGGGCCAACAGCGCGGCATCGGGTCGGGTAGTAGATGACATGGAGAGAGCAATAACGGACGAGCTAATACACTAAGTACGAGAAAACCTACCTAGCTTGGATGCCGAATAAGGCGAGAGCAAAAAATAAACTTTTAGAAGATAGATTGGAATCTATCCTAGTCGTCCTTACTCACGGCTCAGCTTCGCTCTGTCCTCGCTTATTACGGCACTTCACGTAGTAACGCTACTATGCTAACCGTCATTTAAGCGCAGCGAAAGCCTAATACTTTTGACTGACAAGCGGTTGCTTATCTGTCGTTACGCGTACTGGCCACTACACTTCGCGACCCGTGGTCCAGCCCAGCTTACTCAGGAAATCCCACAACACCACGCCGGCGGCCACACTCACATTCAACGAATGCTTGGTACCAAACTGAGGAATTTCCACTGCTGCGTCGCAGAAAGCCAGCACCTCATCTTCCACCCCAAATACCTCGTTGCCCATCACCAACGCGTACGGACGCGCCGGGTCCGGCTGAAAAGCCGGCAGCAGCTGACTACCTGTCGTTTGCTCAACGGCCACTAGCACGTAGCCCGCGGCCTTTAGTTGCTGAAGCGCCTCTAGCGTGGTAGCAGCATATTCCCACACCACGGACTCCGTCGAGCCTAGCGCTGTTTTCGTGATTTCGCGTTGCGGAGGCCGGCCAGTGATGCCGCAAAGCCATATTTTTTCGATGGCAAACGCATCGGCGGTGCGAAAGGCGGCACCCACATTATGTAGGCTGCGCACGTTGTCGAGCACTAGGGTGAGGGGGAATTTTCGCGTATTTTTGAAGTCTGCCACCGTTAGCCGGTTCAGCTCTTCCATCGAGAGTTTGCGCATGAGTGCAAAGGTAGGAACGCGCCCGTAGGTGACTGATGTTAGTTGCCTGTATCTCGAAATGTAGCGCGAAGCTCCAGCTTCGCGCGTCGTTGAACGTCTTCGTTGCAACGATACCCGCACCGTCTGCTCAACGATGCGCGAAGCTGGAGCTTCGCGCTACATGCCGCCCTAGTGAAAACAAGTACTGCCGCCCCCGATAAGAAGCCCATCCGCATGCACGGCTCGCTCGGCCCCGCTCCCGTGGCCGATACGCCGCTCATGAAGCAATACTACCAACTCAAGCAGCAGCACCCGGGCGCGGTGCTCTTGTTCCGAGTCGGTGACTTCTACGAAACCTTCGGCGAAGATGCCGTGACGGCCTCGCGCATCTTAGATATTACGCTTACCAAGCGGGGCGCGGGCACTTCTTCGGAAGTAGCCTTGGCTGGCTTTCCCCATCACGCCCTCGACAACTACCTGCCCAAGCTGGTGCGGGCCGGGCAGCGCGTCGCCATCTGCGACCAGCTCGAAGACCCCAAGCAAGCTAAAGGGCTCGTTAAGCGTGGCATCACCGAACTGGTTACCCCGGGCCTTAGTCTGCACGACAACGTATTGGAGCGCCGTTCCAATAACTACCTCTGTGCCATTCACTTCGGCAAGCAAGAAGCCGGTATTAGTTTCCTCGACATCAGCACTGGGGAGTTCTTGGTG contains:
- a CDS encoding DUF962 domain-containing protein, whose amino-acid sequence is MPAPPLTFSEFYPRYLHDHSRRGTRILHFIGTTLFLLALVMAAVWQRPILVLAGIVAAYGFAWIGHFFVEHNRPATFQYPWLSLRGDFQLYWDLLRGRESF
- a CDS encoding J domain-containing protein, whose translation is MTTYYAVLGVSEQATPDDIRRAYRRLALLTHPDRTPDPAAHQRFIAVNEAYEALNEPTRRYFYDSQLREIRNRVRPLQPGQPSVAARASRRPPPPPIWRRRSYVPKRLNFPAYARTAKRWGKWLALLPALILLDFFVLRHYATADFISIGTSRDGAGNLYNWVVTSQGEFNTAVELPLNTTGFRVRTSLLFKFIHEAYLPDGTALPIHTTSGSLLAFTALLLLLAAATQAKHLSDAARVNVAIVAATVGVILLMMAISGDNVFFASPQKLPVAALRKD
- a CDS encoding RNA methyltransferase — translated: MRKLSMEELNRLTVADFKNTRKFPLTLVLDNVRSLHNVGAAFRTADAFAIEKIWLCGITGRPPQREITKTALGSTESVVWEYAATTLEALQQLKAAGYVLVAVEQTTGSQLLPAFQPDPARPYALVMGNEVFGVEDEVLAFCDAAVEIPQFGTKHSLNVSVAAGVVLWDFLSKLGWTTGREV
- a CDS encoding TerC family protein, whose amino-acid sequence is MHFDFSVFSNPQTWVSLLTLTFMEIVLGIDNIIFISIIVNRLPRERQGRGRTIGLLLALVFRIGLLLSISWIVGLKSALFTLNLPWQTEPFGVSGRDLILLGGGLFLIGKSTTEIHTKLQGEEEETHADGKANVSMGGIIFQIILIDIVFSFDSILTAVGLVDNVLIMILAVILSMGVMLVFSGVVADFVNRNPTIKMLALSFLIMIGVMLVMESFHKEIEKGYIYFAMAFSLVVEILNMRLRKKSPPVQLRESQYD
- a CDS encoding PaaI family thioesterase — encoded protein: MEQVPDVATLVAIYNQINNYGRTNGMDLTVTQPGEVLYTMTIGEEHLSSPGTCHGGVIAGLMDAALGAAALSLAFTVGELVSTVEFKINYLHPVRLHDHLVARATVEHNGKTLVVSSASISCPTRNNVVVARGMGTFNRYPADKRDFHRLLFPEADQ
- a CDS encoding GNAT family N-acetyltransferase, which codes for MKIRSPRTPAEWAAYYRLRYEVLRQPWQQPAGSERVPEDEDPATVHALRLTPDGTAVGVAMLQSAEQARGQVRFMAVAPAWQGHGIGRELLEYLEEAGRRLGYTEIRLHAREAAVPFYARLGYVLEAPSHTLFGSIPHFLMTKELAE
- a CDS encoding YajQ family cyclic di-GMP-binding protein, with translation MASFDIVSKVDPQTLENAVNTAKKELQTRYDLRDTKGGIDLDKKANTILLSSENSMRVKALEDILMARVVKQGIDGTSLDFTAEEQPSGSLVKKTIKVRAGIDKDAGRKIVKAIKDAKLKVEAQMQDDQVRVTAKKIDDLQAVIALLRRSDIGQPLQFVNMKS